A part of Acidimicrobiia bacterium genomic DNA contains:
- a CDS encoding endonuclease/exonuclease/phosphatase family protein, whose translation MAVRRRSMVNSGFKTTVGLILLTVGFLATLGTILGFLGSFWWAFDALASFRVQYAAILLVCGLLYGLVLARGAALLFIVLALVNIGVVVPLYLRQPAAAASDAGLTLVSYNVESIGRRMPEVVTWLDQTTADIVFLLESSEDWEGPLRSSTFDVVNELPVDRRSGILVLSKMDADVSLMRLGRVREPVVRVETNVAGEDIVVYAVRVKAANTETAAVQHAEVLEELAEAASGELLPVVVMGDLGDTPWTHTFRQLAGDADLVNSLDGYGIQPSWPAQMPFGLNLPLDHMLHSRELTTMARATGPNLGADHLPLLVTVGLAG comes from the coding sequence ATGGCCGTGCGCAGAAGGTCGATGGTCAACAGCGGATTCAAGACGACTGTCGGCCTCATCCTGCTGACCGTCGGCTTCCTGGCGACCCTCGGCACGATCCTCGGCTTCCTCGGGTCGTTCTGGTGGGCGTTCGACGCCCTGGCCAGCTTCCGAGTCCAGTACGCCGCCATCCTGCTCGTCTGTGGCTTGCTCTACGGACTGGTGCTGGCGAGGGGGGCGGCTCTCCTCTTCATCGTCCTCGCTCTCGTGAACATCGGCGTCGTGGTCCCGCTCTACCTGAGGCAGCCGGCCGCGGCGGCGAGCGACGCCGGGCTCACGCTCGTCAGCTACAACGTCGAGTCGATCGGTCGGAGGATGCCCGAGGTGGTGACATGGCTCGACCAGACGACGGCCGACATCGTGTTCCTGCTCGAGTCGTCCGAGGACTGGGAGGGGCCGCTGCGGAGCTCGACGTTCGACGTGGTCAACGAGCTCCCTGTCGACAGGCGCAGCGGCATCCTGGTTCTCTCCAAGATGGATGCCGACGTGTCGCTCATGCGCCTCGGCAGGGTCAGGGAGCCGGTGGTGAGGGTCGAGACGAACGTCGCAGGCGAGGACATCGTCGTGTATGCGGTGCGCGTCAAGGCGGCGAACACCGAGACCGCCGCCGTCCAGCACGCCGAGGTACTCGAGGAGCTGGCCGAGGCCGCCTCCGGCGAGCTGCTGCCCGTCGTCGTGATGGGCGACCTCGGAGACACGCCCTGGACGCACACCTTCCGTCAGCTGGCAGGCGATGCCGACCTGGTCAACTCGCTCGACGGGTACGGGATCCAACCATCGTGGCCCGCCCAGATGCCGTTCGGGCTCAACCTGCCGCTCGACCACATGCTCCACAGCAGAGAGCTGACGACCATGGCGCGCGCCACGGGGCCCAACCTCGGCGCCGACCACCTTCCCCTGCTCGTGACCGTGGGACTGGCCGGCTGA
- a CDS encoding ABC transporter ATP-binding protein encodes MTGGAHTKTGLASPVVRDGLRLLGRTLLRYPRPSAKSIGGALLWTASVVVIPLQVGAAIDAVRAGDSSELPSLAVLIVLSGALQAVGVGARRYFGFQLSYRAEADLRNRMFAHIQRLTFSFHDQTSTGQLMARASSDLSQVRLIFAMLPITLANIVMFFTVVAVLVIIDPVLGVAAGLTVPALFVAANRYARRVITLSFEVQERLADLSQVVEESVAGIQVVKAYGQEAQERGRLESAAARIFEKTTALARQGAAFGPLFELIPSAGTVAILWLGGVRVVSGAVSLGEFVAFLQYLAALVLPTRITGWFFANLPRAAAAATRVDELLSTLPEVADPNDPRTLGVGHGEVVFEGVGFSYPGGEPVLAGVDLRIPGGTSVALVGSTGSGKTTLAHLIPRFHDPTAGTVLIDGVDIRDVTLDELRGEVALVFQETFLFSATVRDNIALGAMGASIEEVTTAARLAQAHGFICDLPEGYDTVVGERGHSLSGGQRQRVALARAVLRDPRVLILDDATSSVDAVVEAEIQEALRKVMDGRTTVIIAHRSSTLALVDRVVFLEGARIAAVGTHEELLSAIPRYGEVLARVADGDGAEGMP; translated from the coding sequence GTGACGGGAGGAGCGCACACGAAGACAGGGCTGGCCAGCCCTGTCGTTCGTGACGGGCTGCGTCTCCTCGGCCGGACGCTGTTGCGCTACCCGCGGCCTTCGGCGAAGTCGATCGGCGGGGCGCTGCTGTGGACCGCCTCGGTCGTCGTGATCCCTCTCCAGGTGGGAGCGGCCATCGATGCGGTCAGGGCAGGTGACTCGAGCGAGCTGCCCAGCCTGGCGGTGCTCATCGTCCTGAGCGGCGCCCTTCAGGCCGTCGGCGTCGGGGCGCGGCGCTACTTCGGGTTCCAGCTCTCCTATCGGGCCGAAGCCGACCTCCGCAACCGAATGTTCGCCCACATCCAGCGGTTGACGTTCAGCTTCCACGATCAGACCTCCACCGGGCAGCTCATGGCGCGGGCGTCCTCCGACCTGTCCCAGGTCCGTCTGATCTTTGCGATGCTCCCGATCACGCTGGCGAACATCGTGATGTTCTTCACCGTCGTTGCGGTGCTCGTGATCATCGACCCCGTGCTCGGCGTCGCCGCAGGCCTCACGGTGCCCGCCCTCTTCGTGGCGGCGAACCGGTACGCCAGGAGGGTCATCACGCTGTCGTTCGAGGTGCAGGAGCGCCTCGCCGACCTCAGCCAGGTGGTCGAGGAGTCCGTAGCCGGGATCCAGGTCGTCAAGGCCTACGGCCAGGAGGCCCAGGAGCGAGGCAGGCTGGAGTCCGCCGCGGCGCGGATATTCGAGAAGACGACCGCGCTGGCGAGGCAGGGTGCCGCCTTCGGGCCGCTCTTCGAGCTGATTCCGTCCGCAGGCACGGTTGCCATCCTCTGGCTCGGAGGGGTCCGGGTCGTGTCCGGGGCGGTGAGCCTCGGCGAGTTCGTGGCGTTCCTCCAGTACCTGGCTGCGCTCGTGCTACCGACGCGGATCACGGGTTGGTTCTTCGCCAACCTGCCGAGAGCGGCGGCCGCCGCCACGAGGGTCGACGAGCTGCTCTCGACGCTGCCCGAGGTTGCCGACCCGAACGATCCTCGCACCCTCGGGGTCGGTCACGGCGAGGTCGTCTTCGAAGGCGTCGGCTTCTCGTACCCGGGCGGCGAACCGGTGCTCGCCGGGGTCGACCTGCGCATACCGGGCGGCACCTCCGTCGCACTCGTCGGCTCGACGGGCTCCGGGAAGACCACGCTCGCCCACCTCATCCCGCGCTTCCACGACCCGACGGCGGGCACGGTGCTCATCGACGGCGTCGACATCCGCGACGTGACCCTCGACGAGCTGCGCGGCGAGGTCGCTCTGGTCTTCCAGGAGACGTTCCTGTTCTCGGCCACGGTACGGGACAACATCGCGCTCGGAGCGATGGGGGCCAGCATCGAGGAGGTGACGACGGCCGCCAGGCTCGCCCAGGCTCACGGCTTCATCTGCGACCTCCCCGAGGGGTACGACACCGTCGTCGGGGAGCGCGGCCACAGCCTCTCGGGGGGTCAGCGGCAGCGGGTCGCCCTGGCCAGGGCGGTGCTGCGAGATCCGAGGGTGCTCATACTCGACGATGCGACGTCATCGGTCGACGCAGTCGTCGAGGCGGAGATCCAGGAGGCGCTGCGCAAGGTGATGGACGGGAGGACCACGGTCATCATCGCCCACCGATCGTCGACTCTCGCCCTCGTCGACCGGGTCGTGTTCCTCGAAGGCGCCAGGATCGCGGCCGTCGGGACGCACGAGGAGCTGCTCTCCGCCATCCCGAGATACGGCGAGGTGCTGGCGAGGGTGGCAGACGGGGACGGCGCCGAGGGGATGCCATGA
- a CDS encoding ABC transporter ATP-binding protein yields MKYASYGGDHDIVAPGRLLRRAARVGRHLLWPAMGALAATILATAARLLGPLAVRGGIDAGIEAGDERAIAVAALVFIALLAVQYVAQRVSQYAVAWVGERFLFELRNRVFGHLMRLDLPFYGRSKTGVLVSRMTSDIEAMTEFVNEGAVMALTNLLTAVGVGVAMLLLDWQLALEMLAIIGVLVAVSVAFQRQVSIAYEQVRDRIGRVLASLQEGITGVRVVQAFTQEHEQSVNFARINERYFDANMTAAKAISWYFPTVSFLRTVGIAAALFFGGRRVVGGDLSLGSLIAFLLYLDWFFQPIINLANVYNLLQAALAALGKLFELLDTRPVVNERQGAYDLPADVAGRLSFEDVTFGYDGDRPVLHAIDLDVAPGERLAVVGETGAGKSTIAKLLLRFYDPTSGSVRVDGHDLADLTFASRASKIALIPQDDFLFNGTLRDNIRYARPDATDGDILDVCRAMGIDDWIGSLPEGLDTEIRERGSRFSAGERQLIALARAFLAEPSVIVLDEATSNLDPETEAEVEGALRVLLAGRTSVVIAHRLRSAERSDRVVMIDRGRLIADGTHAELAVSSPEYRRLIEVWSRGVA; encoded by the coding sequence ATGAAGTACGCAAGCTACGGCGGCGACCACGACATCGTCGCACCGGGACGCCTCCTCAGGCGAGCCGCCCGGGTCGGTAGGCACCTGCTCTGGCCGGCGATGGGTGCGCTGGCAGCGACGATCCTGGCTACGGCGGCGCGTCTCCTCGGCCCACTGGCCGTTCGAGGCGGCATCGACGCAGGGATCGAGGCCGGCGACGAGCGAGCGATCGCCGTGGCGGCGCTCGTCTTCATCGCACTGCTCGCCGTCCAGTACGTCGCCCAACGGGTCTCGCAGTACGCCGTGGCGTGGGTGGGCGAGCGTTTCCTGTTCGAGCTCCGCAACCGCGTGTTCGGGCACCTGATGCGCCTCGACCTGCCGTTCTACGGGAGATCGAAGACCGGAGTGCTGGTGAGCCGCATGACGTCGGACATCGAGGCGATGACCGAGTTCGTCAACGAGGGCGCCGTGATGGCGCTCACGAACCTGTTGACGGCCGTCGGCGTCGGCGTCGCCATGCTGCTGCTCGACTGGCAGCTCGCCCTCGAGATGCTCGCCATCATCGGGGTGCTAGTGGCCGTGAGCGTCGCCTTCCAGAGGCAGGTGTCGATCGCCTACGAGCAGGTGCGTGACCGCATCGGCCGGGTTCTCGCCAGCCTCCAGGAAGGCATCACCGGCGTTCGTGTCGTCCAGGCCTTCACCCAGGAGCACGAGCAGTCGGTCAACTTCGCTCGGATCAACGAGCGGTACTTCGACGCCAACATGACGGCGGCCAAGGCGATCTCGTGGTACTTCCCGACGGTGTCGTTCCTGCGCACCGTCGGAATCGCCGCCGCCCTGTTCTTCGGAGGGCGGCGGGTCGTCGGCGGCGATCTCAGCCTCGGCTCCCTCATCGCCTTCCTGCTGTACCTCGACTGGTTCTTCCAGCCGATCATCAACCTCGCCAATGTGTACAACCTCCTCCAGGCGGCCCTGGCGGCCCTCGGCAAGCTGTTCGAGCTGCTCGACACTCGCCCGGTGGTCAACGAGCGCCAAGGGGCGTACGACCTCCCCGCAGACGTGGCAGGTCGACTGTCCTTCGAGGACGTGACGTTCGGCTACGACGGTGACCGCCCGGTGCTCCACGCCATCGACCTGGACGTCGCCCCGGGAGAGCGCCTCGCAGTGGTCGGGGAGACGGGCGCCGGGAAGTCGACGATCGCCAAGTTGCTGTTGCGGTTCTACGACCCCACCTCGGGATCGGTCCGTGTCGACGGGCACGATCTCGCCGACCTCACGTTCGCCTCGCGTGCCAGCAAGATCGCCCTCATCCCGCAAGACGACTTCCTGTTCAACGGGACGCTGCGCGACAACATCCGGTACGCCCGGCCGGACGCCACCGACGGGGACATCCTCGACGTTTGCCGGGCCATGGGGATCGACGACTGGATCGGGTCCCTTCCCGAGGGGCTCGACACCGAGATCCGGGAACGTGGGAGCCGCTTCTCGGCGGGGGAGCGCCAGCTCATAGCCCTGGCGAGGGCCTTCCTCGCCGAGCCATCGGTCATCGTCCTCGACGAGGCGACGTCCAACCTCGACCCGGAGACCGAGGCCGAGGTCGAGGGGGCACTGCGGGTGCTGCTTGCGGGGAGGACCTCGGTGGTGATCGCCCACCGGCTGCGGAGTGCCGAGCGGTCTGACAGGGTGGTCATGATCGACCGAGGCCGCCTCATCGCCGACGGCACGCACGCCGAGCTGGCGGTGAGCAGCCCCGAGTACCGGCGTCTCATCGAGGTGTGGTCGCGCGGGGTGGCGTGA
- a CDS encoding DUF885 domain-containing protein, producing the protein MTVTFHGLVDEAFIHLWALSPASAVDLGIHDHDGVVPDWSETAVRARLDALAAVRQRLLGLEGLGGDDAVDRKLLAAEIERTAFEWDELRQPLRLPMEWVYQLDPDLYMKREFASVDDRAEIVCGLLEQAEGFLALARRRLDRVIPATFCDWGIIATTGMAEMIEDDVADAFREADEETRRRLGEAIESASGALRAFADWLEAERLPHVDDSFAIGRENMEHLLATGELLEMSLGEMLAMAEADLEANIAAFVATAAEIDPGVSPRRVYEQRVASIHAGRGELVSVTAAMLEEIRQFLVDKDIISIPSEVRAKVAETPKHLRWAFAMMDTPGPYENVATDAYYLVTPDEPAWSDDEAEEWLRTLNTYALEDISIHEAYPGHYVHFLHYQHAPTEVSKRLASYAFTEGWAHYAEQMMWEEGFRAGDPLFRLAQLSEALVRNCRFVCAIRLHAHGMTVDEATAFFVDQAFYEESAARKEAERGTFDPGYFSYTLGKLQILRLRADYRERMGAAFSLKQFHDRMLSRGAPPVEIMREVLLG; encoded by the coding sequence ATGACAGTCACCTTCCACGGCCTCGTTGATGAGGCCTTCATCCATCTCTGGGCGCTCAGCCCCGCCTCCGCCGTCGACCTCGGCATCCACGACCACGACGGAGTCGTGCCCGACTGGAGCGAGACGGCCGTCCGGGCGAGGCTCGACGCTCTCGCCGCCGTGCGCCAGCGCCTCCTCGGGCTGGAAGGGCTGGGCGGCGACGACGCCGTGGATCGCAAACTGCTCGCCGCCGAGATCGAGAGGACGGCATTCGAGTGGGACGAGCTCCGCCAGCCCTTGCGGCTGCCGATGGAGTGGGTGTACCAGCTCGACCCCGACCTCTACATGAAACGCGAGTTCGCCTCGGTGGACGACAGGGCGGAGATCGTCTGTGGGCTCCTCGAGCAGGCCGAGGGGTTCCTGGCTCTCGCAAGGAGAAGGCTGGACCGCGTGATCCCGGCGACGTTCTGCGATTGGGGGATCATCGCGACGACCGGCATGGCGGAGATGATCGAGGACGACGTCGCCGACGCATTCCGGGAGGCGGACGAGGAGACACGCCGTCGACTCGGGGAGGCCATCGAGTCCGCCTCCGGCGCCTTACGGGCATTTGCCGACTGGCTCGAAGCCGAGCGTCTCCCCCACGTCGACGACTCGTTCGCCATCGGACGAGAGAACATGGAACACCTCCTCGCAACGGGAGAGCTGCTCGAGATGTCGCTCGGCGAGATGCTGGCGATGGCCGAGGCGGACCTCGAGGCGAACATTGCCGCCTTCGTGGCGACCGCAGCCGAGATCGACCCGGGCGTGAGCCCGCGCCGGGTCTACGAGCAACGGGTCGCATCGATCCACGCCGGGAGGGGCGAGCTCGTCTCGGTGACCGCGGCCATGCTCGAGGAGATCCGCCAGTTCCTCGTCGACAAGGACATCATCTCGATCCCGAGCGAGGTGCGGGCGAAGGTGGCCGAGACACCGAAGCACCTCCGCTGGGCCTTCGCCATGATGGACACCCCAGGTCCGTACGAGAACGTGGCAACAGATGCGTACTACCTCGTCACCCCGGACGAGCCGGCCTGGAGCGACGACGAGGCCGAGGAATGGCTGCGGACGCTCAACACGTACGCCCTCGAAGACATCTCGATCCACGAGGCGTACCCCGGTCACTACGTGCACTTTCTCCACTACCAGCACGCCCCGACCGAGGTGTCGAAGCGGCTCGCCTCCTACGCCTTCACCGAGGGGTGGGCACACTACGCCGAGCAGATGATGTGGGAGGAGGGCTTTCGGGCGGGTGACCCACTGTTCCGCCTGGCGCAGCTGAGCGAGGCCCTAGTCCGCAACTGTCGCTTCGTGTGTGCCATCAGGCTCCACGCCCACGGGATGACGGTCGACGAAGCCACCGCCTTCTTCGTGGACCAGGCGTTCTACGAGGAGTCGGCCGCTCGCAAGGAAGCCGAGCGCGGCACGTTCGACCCCGGCTACTTCTCGTACACGCTCGGCAAGCTGCAGATCCTCAGGCTGCGCGCCGACTATCGGGAACGCATGGGAGCCGCTTTTTCGCTCAAGCAGTTCCACGATCGGATGCTGTCCCGCGGCGCCCCGCCCGTCGAGATCATGCGTGAGGTCCTCCTCGGCTGA
- a CDS encoding pyridoxamine 5'-phosphate oxidase family protein, with translation MSQAPSPRTEVKRLPERAVYDRDIIYGIVDEALICHVGTIDDGHPVVIPTIHARVGDTLYLHGSPGSRLLRGMRRGETVCVTVTLVDALVVARAAFHNSMNYRSVVVFGEPRIVSDEAEKKVAVRAVVDHVLPGRWDESRPMTDKELTATLIAALPLAEASAKIRTGPPKDEEEDYATRHWAGIIPVTMAPEGPVADPRLDGGIAAPPSVTGYARPSPAR, from the coding sequence ATGAGTCAGGCCCCGAGCCCGAGGACCGAGGTCAAGCGGCTGCCGGAGCGTGCCGTCTACGACCGCGACATCATCTACGGGATCGTCGACGAGGCGCTGATCTGCCACGTCGGGACGATCGACGACGGCCATCCCGTCGTGATTCCGACGATCCACGCCAGGGTCGGGGACACGCTCTACCTGCATGGCTCGCCGGGCAGCAGGCTGCTGCGAGGGATGCGCCGCGGCGAGACGGTCTGCGTCACCGTCACGCTCGTCGACGCCCTCGTGGTGGCCCGGGCGGCATTCCACAACTCGATGAACTACCGCTCCGTCGTCGTTTTCGGCGAGCCCCGGATCGTGTCGGACGAGGCGGAGAAGAAGGTGGCGGTCCGGGCCGTCGTCGATCACGTCCTGCCCGGCAGGTGGGACGAGTCGCGTCCGATGACCGACAAGGAGCTGACGGCGACGCTCATCGCCGCCCTACCCCTCGCCGAGGCGTCGGCCAAGATCCGGACCGGGCCGCCCAAGGACGAGGAGGAGGACTACGCGACCCGCCATTGGGCTGGGATCATCCCCGTCACCATGGCGCCGGAGGGGCCGGTCGCCGACCCGCGGCTCGATGGCGGCATCGCCGCACCACCTTCGGTGACCGGCTACGCCAGGCCTTCGCCGGCGAGGTAG
- a CDS encoding Gfo/Idh/MocA family oxidoreductase: MTDASATLPHLPAHLVHELLPYAELVDALAAGHLRPPADVRRTVYSPEGAPEVFLGLPAWQPGEAIGVKLVTVFPANPAGGLPSVQAVYVLFDGGNGSPLATMDGTALTYRKTACDSALGSRFLSREDSTTLLMVGAGGVAAHLVAAHRAVRPSLERVLVWNRTRERAERLAASVGGTVVDDLDAAVAAADIISTATMTSDPLVKGGLLSAGTHLDLVGAYLPDHREADDDCVARAAIYVDSRLAAVEESGDLVIPLETGVIAAGDIVGDLFDLCHGRVAGRTDDDQITLFENGGGGHLDLMTGSFLWARYLAGEGLA; this comes from the coding sequence GTGACGGACGCCAGCGCCACCCTCCCGCACCTGCCCGCACACCTGGTGCACGAGCTGCTGCCGTACGCCGAGCTGGTCGACGCACTCGCCGCCGGCCACCTTCGACCCCCTGCCGACGTGCGCAGGACCGTGTACTCCCCCGAGGGCGCACCCGAGGTGTTCCTGGGACTGCCCGCCTGGCAGCCGGGCGAGGCCATCGGGGTGAAGCTCGTGACGGTCTTCCCGGCCAACCCGGCCGGCGGCCTCCCCTCTGTTCAAGCGGTGTACGTGCTGTTCGACGGTGGGAACGGATCGCCGCTGGCGACGATGGACGGGACGGCGCTGACGTACCGCAAGACCGCATGCGATTCGGCCCTCGGCTCCCGCTTCCTCTCCCGTGAGGACAGCACAACACTCCTCATGGTCGGAGCCGGGGGGGTGGCGGCCCATCTCGTCGCCGCCCATCGAGCCGTGCGGCCCTCGCTCGAGCGGGTGCTCGTGTGGAATCGCACCCGGGAGAGAGCGGAGCGACTCGCCGCATCGGTTGGGGGAACAGTTGTCGACGACCTCGACGCCGCGGTCGCCGCGGCCGACATCATCTCCACGGCGACGATGACCAGCGACCCCCTCGTCAAGGGTGGGCTGCTGTCCGCCGGCACGCACCTCGACCTGGTCGGGGCCTACCTGCCGGACCATCGCGAGGCCGACGACGACTGTGTCGCCAGAGCCGCGATCTACGTCGACTCCCGGCTGGCGGCGGTCGAGGAGAGCGGCGACCTCGTCATCCCGCTCGAGACGGGAGTGATCGCCGCCGGCGACATCGTCGGCGACCTGTTCGACCTGTGCCACGGCCGCGTCGCCGGGCGCACGGACGATGACCAGATCACCCTGTTCGAGAACGGCGGCGGAGGTCACCTCGACCTGATGACCGGCAGCTTCCTGTGGGCGCGCTACCTCGCCGGCGAAGGCCTGGCGTAG
- a CDS encoding LLM class F420-dependent oxidoreductase produces the protein MTDVRIAVQIQPQHADYAAIRDAVETADELGFDAAYNWDHFYSLSGDPVGKHFECWTMLGAWAECTSSIEIGALVTCNSYRNPQLLADMARTVDHISGGRLVLGIGAGWFEKDYDEYGYEFGTGPSRLRELDAALPLIKDRWSRLNPPPTRRIPILIGGGGEKVTLRITAEHADVWHAFGSIETISHKLGVLDDWCARVGRDPAGIIRSTGIRATDTTEEAQRSDAEARYALGIRELTLGFSGPRYDIESAAHLLAWRDEKNAG, from the coding sequence ATGACAGACGTTCGCATCGCCGTCCAGATCCAACCGCAACACGCCGATTACGCCGCCATCAGGGACGCCGTGGAGACGGCAGACGAGCTCGGGTTCGACGCCGCATACAACTGGGACCACTTCTACTCGCTGTCGGGCGATCCCGTCGGGAAGCACTTCGAGTGCTGGACGATGCTCGGTGCCTGGGCCGAGTGCACGTCGAGTATCGAGATCGGCGCCCTGGTGACGTGCAACTCGTACAGGAATCCGCAGCTGCTCGCAGACATGGCACGCACCGTCGACCACATCTCCGGCGGCCGGCTCGTCCTCGGTATCGGCGCCGGCTGGTTCGAGAAGGACTACGACGAGTACGGCTACGAGTTCGGGACGGGGCCGAGCAGGCTGCGGGAGCTCGACGCCGCCCTCCCGCTGATCAAGGACCGCTGGAGCAGGCTCAATCCGCCGCCGACGCGGCGCATCCCGATCCTCATCGGAGGCGGCGGCGAGAAGGTCACCCTGAGGATCACGGCGGAGCACGCCGACGTGTGGCACGCCTTCGGCTCGATCGAGACCATCAGCCACAAGCTCGGGGTCCTCGACGACTGGTGCGCCAGGGTCGGGCGCGATCCCGCCGGCATCATCCGCTCCACCGGGATCAGGGCCACCGACACGACCGAGGAAGCGCAGCGCTCCGATGCCGAGGCCCGCTACGCGTTGGGCATACGCGAGCTCACCCTCGGCTTCAGCGGACCGCGCTACGACATCGAGAGCGCCGCCCACCTCCTTGCCTGGAGGGACGAGAAGAACGCCGGGTAG
- a CDS encoding GNAT family N-acetyltransferase, producing the protein MDIEVRSITDGDVEAFRRSLIENFGGDVSDEEGALDRFRDLFETSRTFAAFDGGEIVGTAGAFSMEVAVPGGTLPMAGTTIVSVRPTHRRRGILRALMRGHLDEARDRGDPLVGLWASETPIYSRFGFGSAADLLDVSFDSRAVGLRGDEPTEHVRLVGADDARKMLPDVYEQHWRDRPGMLARGNVWWEHRHFHDPERDRDGASARRYAIAFEGDRPTGYVTYRQKSDWGEGIPNGRLEVVEMIGLNPEARRALWHLVGNVDLYPNVKWWNAPVDFALPWEVANPRAITRKVSDSLWLRLHDVPAALQGRTYAADGLIKIHVVDPFCHWAQGTFSLEVEDGAGSCTPTSDHPDVTLPAHALGALYLGGRRATMLARAGLVEGADRDVLRLGSMFSSDVAPWCQEIF; encoded by the coding sequence ATGGACATCGAGGTGCGCAGCATCACTGACGGGGACGTCGAGGCGTTCCGGCGGTCGCTCATCGAGAACTTCGGCGGGGACGTCTCGGATGAGGAGGGAGCGCTCGATCGCTTCCGCGACCTCTTCGAGACCTCGCGCACGTTCGCCGCATTCGACGGAGGCGAGATCGTCGGGACGGCCGGAGCCTTCTCGATGGAGGTGGCCGTGCCGGGGGGAACGCTGCCGATGGCCGGGACGACCATCGTCAGCGTGCGCCCCACGCATCGCAGGCGCGGCATCCTTCGGGCGCTCATGCGCGGCCACCTCGACGAGGCCCGCGACCGTGGTGACCCACTCGTAGGGCTCTGGGCGTCGGAGACGCCGATCTACTCGAGGTTCGGGTTCGGGAGCGCCGCAGACCTGCTCGACGTGTCGTTCGACTCTCGGGCCGTCGGCCTGCGAGGCGACGAGCCGACGGAGCACGTCCGCCTCGTCGGTGCCGACGATGCCCGCAAGATGCTCCCGGACGTCTACGAGCAGCACTGGCGGGATCGTCCGGGGATGCTCGCCCGCGGCAACGTCTGGTGGGAGCATCGACACTTCCACGACCCGGAGCGCGACCGCGACGGAGCGAGCGCCCGCCGCTACGCCATCGCCTTCGAGGGTGACCGACCGACCGGATACGTGACGTACCGCCAGAAGAGCGACTGGGGCGAAGGCATCCCCAACGGCCGGCTCGAGGTGGTGGAGATGATCGGCCTCAACCCCGAGGCCCGCAGGGCGCTGTGGCACCTCGTCGGCAACGTCGACCTCTATCCGAACGTCAAGTGGTGGAACGCCCCGGTCGACTTTGCGCTGCCGTGGGAGGTGGCCAACCCTCGGGCGATCACGCGCAAGGTGTCGGACTCGTTGTGGCTCCGACTCCACGACGTGCCGGCGGCGCTGCAGGGCCGCACATACGCCGCCGACGGCCTGATCAAGATCCACGTCGTCGACCCGTTCTGTCACTGGGCGCAGGGGACCTTCAGCCTCGAGGTCGAGGACGGCGCCGGGAGCTGCACGCCGACCTCCGACCATCCGGACGTCACGCTGCCCGCCCACGCCCTGGGAGCGCTCTATCTCGGCGGGCGCCGCGCCACGATGCTCGCCAGGGCAGGCCTCGTCGAGGGTGCCGACCGAGACGTCCTCCGCTTGGGCTCGATGTTCTCGAGCGACGTCGCCCCGTGGTGCCAGGAGATCTTCTAG